A single Struthio camelus isolate bStrCam1 chromosome 6, bStrCam1.hap1, whole genome shotgun sequence DNA region contains:
- the R3HDM1 gene encoding R3H domain-containing protein 1 isoform X21: MRMSDIVTVKVETDAMKGPEAEFKDTDPVENLMKSESQEQIQADKDENCPDSKNDMPEKIQIQLSQSFEKEEKPAKDETEKEKSNDKLPRKMLSRDSSQEYTDSTGIDLHEFLVNTLKNNPRDRMMLLKLEQEILDFIGNNEVPRKKFPPMTSYHRMLLHRVAAYFGLEHNVDQSGKSVIVNKTSNTRIPDQKFCEHIKDEKSDDFQKRYILKRDNSSLDKDDNQMRIRLKDDRRSKSIEEREEEYQRARERIFAQDSLCSQDNYLIDKRIQEEETNSTQQRRQIFRINKEASGRSANSHQSSTENELKYCEPRPWSSTDSDSSIRNLKPAVTKASSFSGISVLTRGDSSGSSKSTGRLSKTGQPFLNPDGTPVVYNPPMPQQPVRTQVPGPLQQPPLPLPPQQQPAANHILSQQDNLGSQFSHMSLSCQPSADPAEPHTTMFQSTVVLQPPQQSAYVIAAAPPPSGQPVSTPGYSTPSHPVNQQVLQQQGYMQQPVPQVPACYCTPSQYSHSSQQYRPVTSVHFNAQQSQPLAQPGQQTGYQILPNQQQNYQGLVGVQQSQNQNLVSGQHSNIGNQIQGVIVPYPSVPSYQVSMPQGSKAVPQQTYQQPLLIPSQSNQGLPATGMPVYYSVIPSSQQNNLSSSVGYLQPPGSEQIQFPRTSSPCNSQQLQGQQCAVYSNHSSQKPSPPTLLPPSSKSKPQQAASIVHYSIVSSPSSCKSSPTGLSIMQPIKAVAPPPGGGVVMMQLNIPNNPQPRNHSPPQWKQNKYYCDHQRGQKSTEFSTLDGATQLQHSPQLGSPVTSPTQSPAPAQLSNMKNIRPTLTPLSIVPQFSRPFVPGQGDARYPLLGQPLQYNPPSLLRGQVTSQQCQPGNRHGNRGKKPAKKAASADLGAGEPVVGKVLEITELPEGITRMEAEKLFGELFKVGAKIRWLRDSPCLQTQQQHHRRHCGSGDSNANTEPSKPSDLASTYTVLATFPTMTAAQNALKKQSSTSVNKFRLRTSKKHYDFHILERASSQ; the protein is encoded by the exons ATTCCAGCCAAGAATACACAGATTCCACGGGCATAGATCTTCATGAATTTTtagtaaatacattaaaaaacaatccCAG ggaCAGAATGATGCTGCTGAAATTAGAACAGGAAATTTTAGATTTCATTGGTAATAATGA AGTTCCAAGAAAAAAGTTTCCCCCAATGACATCTTACCATAGAATGCTGTTGCACAGGGTAGCTGCTTACTTTGGATTAGAGCACAACGTGGACCAGAGTGGGAAGTCAGTCATAGTAAACAAAACTAGCAATACAAGAAT ACCTGACCAAAAGTTTTGTGAGCATATAAAGGATGAGAAGAGTGATGATTTTCAGAAACGGTACATCCTTAAAAGAGATAACTCTAGTTTAGACAAAGATGACAACCAG ATGAGAATACGATTAAAAGATGACAGAAGAAGTAAATCCATAGAAGAACGTGAAGAAGAATATCAGAGAGCTAGAGAGAGAATATTTGCACAAGAT TCCCTTTGTTCCCAAGATAATTATCTTATTGATAAAAG AATCCAGGAGGAAGAAACTAATAGTACACAACAAAGGCGGCAGATATTTAG AATCAATAAGGAAGCATCAGGGAGATCAGCCAACAGCCATCAGAGCAGTACTGAGAATGAGCTGAAGTATTGTGAACCCCGTCCCTGGAGCAGCACCGACTCTGATAGCTCCATCCGCAATCTGAAGCCAGCTGTAACAAAAGCCAGCAGCTTCAGTGGGATATCAGTTCTGACAAGAGGCGATAGCTCTGGAAGCAGCAAAAGCACAGGCAGGCTGTCTAAGACAG GTCAGCCGTTCCTTAACCCAGATGGCACTCCAGTTGTGTATAATCCTCCAATGCCTCAACAACCTGTTAGGACCCAAGTGCCTGGACCTCTGCAGCAGccacctcttcccctcccacctcagcagcagccagcagctaaTCACATCCTGTCACAG CAAGACAACCTAGGATCACAATTTAGCCATATGAGTCTTTCCTGCCAGCCATCTGCTGATCCAGCTGAACCTCACACCACTATGTTCCAGTCCACTGTAGTCCTCCAGCCCCCGCAGCAGTCCGCTTATGTCATTGCAGCGGCTCCCCCACCTTCTGGCCAGCCAGTTTCTACTCCAGGCTACTCTACACCTAGCCACCCTGTCAACCAGCAGGTACTCCAGCAGCAGGGATATATGCAGCAACCTGTGCCACAG gtgCCAGCTTGTTATTGTACCCCCAGTCAGTATTCACACTCCAGTCAACAATATCGACCTGTTACTTCTGTCCATTTTAATGCCCAGCAAAGCCAACCATTGGCACAGCCTGGACAGCAGACAG GTTACCAAATTTTGCCTAACCAGCAACAAAACTACCAGGGTTTAGTTGGAGTTCAGCAGTCTCAGAATCAAAATCTAGTCAGTGGCCAACACAGCAACATTGGGAATCAAATTCAAGGTGTGATTGTTCCATATCCTTCAGTGCCATCTTATCAG GTTTCGATGCCTCAAGGTTCCAAAGCAGTGCCCCAGCAGACATATCAGCAGCCTCTTTTAATTCCCAGTCAGTCAAATCAAGGATTGCCAGCAACAGGAATGCCAGTTTACTACAGCGTCATTCCATCAAGTCAGCAGAATAATTTAAG ttcCTCAGTAGGATATTTGCAGCCTCCTGGATCAGAGCAGATACAGTTTCCTAGAACATCATCACCATGCAACTCACAGCAGCTTCAAGGACAGCAATGTGCAG TTTATAGCAACCATTCAAGTCAGAAGCCATCACCTCCTACATTATTACCACCTTCATCAAAATCAAAGCCACAACAGGCTGCTTCCATTGTGCACTACAGCATAGTGTCTTCACCCTCATCCTGTAAAAGTTCGCCCACTGGTCTTTCCATCATGCAGCCAATAAAAG CAGTAGCACCACCACCAGGTGGAGGAGTAGTAATGATGCAACTAAATATACCTAACAATCCCCAGCCTCGGAACCATTCACCTCCACAGTGGAAACAGAATAAATATTATTGTGATCATCAAAGGGGGCAGAAGTCCACAGAATTTAGCACTTTAGACGGTGCCACACAG TTGCAGCATAGTCCTCAACTAGGTAGTCCTGTCACCTCACCGACCCAGTCACCAGCACCAGCTCAGCTGTCGAATATGAAGAACATCCGTCCCACTTTAACACCTCTTTCTATTGTGCCCCAGTTTTCTAGACCTTTTGTCCCTGGACAAG GAGATGCCAGATACCCATTGCTTGGCCAGCCCCTGCAATACAATCCACCATCTTTATTACGTGGACAAGTAACAAGCCAACAG TGTCAGCCTGGAAACAGACATGGAAACAGGGGAAAGAAGCCAGCAAAGAAGGCTGCTTCAGCAGATCTTGGTGCTGGAGAACCAG TTGTGGGAAAAGTTTTAGAGATTACTGAACTGCCAGAAGGAATAACTCGTATGGAAGCAGAAAAACTATTTGGAGAACTTTTTAAAGTTGGTGCCAAGATTCGGTGGCTAAGGGATTCCCCGTGTCtacaaacacagcagcagcaccatCGTCGTCACTGTGGCAGCGGAGATAGTAATGCGAACACTGAGCCATCCAAACCTAGTGACTTGGCCTCCACTTACACGGTTCTAGCTACGTTTCCTACGATGACGGCTGCTCAAAATGCATTGAAGAAACAAAGTAGTACCTCAGTTAACAAGTTCAGGCTGAGAACAAGCAAGAAGCACTACGACTTTCACATTCTGGAAAGGGCTAGTTCTCAGTAG